A single Phoenix dactylifera cultivar Barhee BC4 chromosome 1, palm_55x_up_171113_PBpolish2nd_filt_p, whole genome shotgun sequence DNA region contains:
- the LOC103711474 gene encoding ER membrane protein complex subunit 7 homolog isoform X2, with protein MRRSAEAIASLLLLSCLLPSVLAGPASLGDGYTIAGRVKLEGKTSIGFIPPLKNSNAEVILNGGQRVTFLREDGYFSFHNVPAGTHLIEVSAMGYFFSPVRIDISARNPGEIQAALTENRRVLHELVLEPLREEQYYEIREPFSLMSLLKSPMGLMMGFMVLVVFLMPKLTENMDPEEIRRAQEEMRAQGVPSLSSLLPGRSN; from the exons ATGCGGCGATCCGCGGAGGCCATCgcgtctcttcttcttctctcatgcctcCTTCCGTCCGTCCTCGCAGGTCCCGCCAG CCTTGGTGATGGGTACACGATTGCTGGTCGCGTGAAGTTGGAAG GTAAGACATCCATAGGCTTTATTCCTCCTTTGAAAAATTCGAACGCAGAAGTGATACTTAATGGTGGTCAGAGGGTCACTTTTCTTAGAGAAGATGGctatttttcatt CCACAATGTGCCAGCTGGGACTCATCTCATTGAAGTATCTGCAATGGGCTATTTCTTTTCACCG GTTCGTATTGATATTAGTGCCAGAAATCCTGGTGAGATCCAGGCAGCACTGACAGAGAATAGGAGGGTTCTGCATGAGCTAGTTTTGGAGCCTTTAAGAGAAGAGCAGTATTACGAG ATAAGGGAACCATTTTCGCTGATGTCTCTATTGAAAAGTCCTATGGGTTTGATGATGGGTTTTATGGTGTTAGTGGTGTTCCTCATGCCGAAATTAACGGAAAATATGG ATCCAGAAGAAATAAGAAGAGCCCAGGAGGAAATGAGGGCGCAAGGTGTTCCTTCCCTCTCCAGCTTGTTGCCTGGAAGGAGCAACTAA
- the LOC103711474 gene encoding ER membrane protein complex subunit 7 homolog isoform X1 — protein sequence MRRSAEAIASLLLLSCLLPSVLAGPASLGDGYTIAGRVKLEGSGKTSIGFIPPLKNSNAEVILNGGQRVTFLREDGYFSFHNVPAGTHLIEVSAMGYFFSPVRIDISARNPGEIQAALTENRRVLHELVLEPLREEQYYEIREPFSLMSLLKSPMGLMMGFMVLVVFLMPKLTENMDPEEIRRAQEEMRAQGVPSLSSLLPGRSN from the exons ATGCGGCGATCCGCGGAGGCCATCgcgtctcttcttcttctctcatgcctcCTTCCGTCCGTCCTCGCAGGTCCCGCCAG CCTTGGTGATGGGTACACGATTGCTGGTCGCGTGAAGTTGGAAG GTTCAGGTAAGACATCCATAGGCTTTATTCCTCCTTTGAAAAATTCGAACGCAGAAGTGATACTTAATGGTGGTCAGAGGGTCACTTTTCTTAGAGAAGATGGctatttttcatt CCACAATGTGCCAGCTGGGACTCATCTCATTGAAGTATCTGCAATGGGCTATTTCTTTTCACCG GTTCGTATTGATATTAGTGCCAGAAATCCTGGTGAGATCCAGGCAGCACTGACAGAGAATAGGAGGGTTCTGCATGAGCTAGTTTTGGAGCCTTTAAGAGAAGAGCAGTATTACGAG ATAAGGGAACCATTTTCGCTGATGTCTCTATTGAAAAGTCCTATGGGTTTGATGATGGGTTTTATGGTGTTAGTGGTGTTCCTCATGCCGAAATTAACGGAAAATATGG ATCCAGAAGAAATAAGAAGAGCCCAGGAGGAAATGAGGGCGCAAGGTGTTCCTTCCCTCTCCAGCTTGTTGCCTGGAAGGAGCAACTAA
- the LOC103711473 gene encoding glycerol kinase-like isoform X1 produces the protein MAEEKEKEEVYVGSIDQGTSSTRFVIYDREAKPIASHQVEFTQFYPEAGHAPLLLVSRFCFDLEDPFFFSLKIESLGGWSFSALLFKKIRSFLTFLVKNWILGCFFSFFFNRWVEQDPMEILESVKVCTAKAVDKATADGYNVDRGLKAIGIANQRETTVVWSKSSGLPFHHAIVWMDVRTSSICRRLESELPGGKNHFLDACGLPISTYFSAIKLLWLMETVEAVKLAVQAGDALFGTIDAWLIWNLTGGCGGDVGAVDQEQHRVYGLHVTDCSNASRTMLMNLKTLDWDKPTLETLGIPIEMMPKIVTNSEIIGVVAHGWPLSGVPIAGCLGDQHAAMLGQLCQHGEGKSTYGTGAFILINTGKDIVRSHHGLLSTVAYKLGPGAPTNYALEGSIAIAGAAIQWLRDGLGIIQNAAEVEELAELVENSGGVYFVPAFIGLFAPWWRDDARGVCIGMTRFSNKGHIARAVLESICFQVNDVLESMYKDVVEHGGVESKDGSFLLRVDGGASANNLLMQTQADLLGSAVVRPGNIETTALGAAYAAGLAVGIWSEEQIFAFGDNAKATIFQPQLDESKRQKRSDSWCKAVSRTFDLADLGH, from the exons ATggcggaagagaaggaaaaggaggaggtcTACGTCGGATCCATCGACCAGGGAACGAGCAGCACCCGCTTCGTAATCTACGATCGAGAGGCCAAGCCCATTGCTTCTCACCAAGTGGAATTCACCCAGTTCTACCCCGAGGCCGGGCATGCACCGCTCCTTCTCGTTTCTCGTTTCTGTTTTGATCTTGAAGATCCGTTCTTTTTCTCGTTAAAAATTGAATCTTTAGGCGGATGGAGCTTCTCTGCTTTGCTCTTCAAAAAAATCCGTTCTTTTTTGACCTTTCTCGTTAAGAATTGGATCCTTGGgtgctttttttctttcttttttaatagGTGGGTTGAGCAGGATCCGATGGAGATCTTGGAGAGCGTGAAGGTGTGCACGGCGAAGGCCGTCGACAAGGCCACGGCGGACGGGTACAACGTGGACAGGGGCTTGAAGGCTATTGGTATTGCGAACCAGAGAGAGACCACTGTGGTTTGGAGCAAGTCATCGGGTCTTCCCTTCCACCATGCCATCGTCTGGATGGACGTCCGGACCAGCTCCATCTGCAG GAGATTGGAGAGCGAGCTTCCCGGTGGGAAAAACCATTTCCTTGATGCATGCGGTTTGCCCATCAGCACCTACTTCAGTGCCATCAAGCTCCTGTGGCTGATGGAAACAGTCGAAGCCGTGAAGCTGGCCGTTCAAGCCGGGGATGCGCTGTTCGGCACCATCGATGCATGGTTGATCTGGAACCTCACCGGAGGCTGCGGCGGCGACGTCGGCGCCGTCGACCAGGAGCAGCACAGGGTCTATGGCTTGCATGTCACCGATTGCTCCAACGCATCCAGGACGATGCTCATGAACCTCAAGACTTTGGACTGGGACAAGCCCACGCTGGAGACCTTAGGCATCCCCATTGAGATGATGCCCAAGATCGTCACCAACTCGGAGATCATCGGCGTGGTTGCCCATGGATGGCCCCTCTCTGGGGTGCCCATCGCCGGATGCCTCGGCGATCAGCATGCTGCGATGCTAGGTCAGTTGTGTCAGCATGGTGAAGGCAAGAGCACCTATGGGACTGGTGCATTCATTCTTATCAATACCGGAAAGGATATCGTCAGATCGCACCATGGATTGCTCAGCACGGTTGCATACAAGCTCGGCCCGGGTGCGCCGACGAACTACGCATTGGAAGGGTCCATCGCCATTGCAGGCGCCGCCATCCAGTGGCTGAGAGATGGCCTTGGGATCATTCAGAATGCAGCAGAGGTCGAAGAGTTGGCAGAGCTCGTCGAGAACTCCGGCGGAGTGTACTTTGTGCCGGCGTTCATTGGGCTGTTTGCACCGTGGTGGCGCGATGATGCAAGGGGGGTGTGCATAGGGATGACCAGGTTCAGCAACAAGGGGCACATTGCTCGGGCCGTGCTAGAAAGCATTTGCTTTCAAGTGAATGATGTGCTCGAATCTATGTACAAGGATGTTGTGGAGCATGGTGGAGTAGAAAGCAAAGATGGGTCATTCTTGCTTCGGGTTGATGGTGGTGCTAGTGCCAATAATCTTCTTATGCAGACCCAG GCTGATCTTTTGGGTAGTGCAGTTGTGAGGCCTGGGAACATAGAAACAACAGCTCTTGGTGCAGCATATGCAGCTGGACTTGCTGTTGGGATTTGGTCAGAAGAACAGATATTTGCATTTGGTGACAATGCAAAGGCTACCATTTTCCAACCCCAATTGGATGAGTCCAAGAGGCAGAAGAGGTCTGATTCCTGGTGCAAGGCTGTCTCTAGAACTTTTGATTTGGCTGACCTTGGCCACTGA
- the LOC103711473 gene encoding glycerol kinase-like isoform X2 encodes MAEEKEKEEVYVGSIDQGTSSTRFVIYDREAKPIASHQVEFTQFYPEAGWVEQDPMEILESVKVCTAKAVDKATADGYNVDRGLKAIGIANQRETTVVWSKSSGLPFHHAIVWMDVRTSSICRRLESELPGGKNHFLDACGLPISTYFSAIKLLWLMETVEAVKLAVQAGDALFGTIDAWLIWNLTGGCGGDVGAVDQEQHRVYGLHVTDCSNASRTMLMNLKTLDWDKPTLETLGIPIEMMPKIVTNSEIIGVVAHGWPLSGVPIAGCLGDQHAAMLGQLCQHGEGKSTYGTGAFILINTGKDIVRSHHGLLSTVAYKLGPGAPTNYALEGSIAIAGAAIQWLRDGLGIIQNAAEVEELAELVENSGGVYFVPAFIGLFAPWWRDDARGVCIGMTRFSNKGHIARAVLESICFQVNDVLESMYKDVVEHGGVESKDGSFLLRVDGGASANNLLMQTQADLLGSAVVRPGNIETTALGAAYAAGLAVGIWSEEQIFAFGDNAKATIFQPQLDESKRQKRSDSWCKAVSRTFDLADLGH; translated from the exons ATggcggaagagaaggaaaaggaggaggtcTACGTCGGATCCATCGACCAGGGAACGAGCAGCACCCGCTTCGTAATCTACGATCGAGAGGCCAAGCCCATTGCTTCTCACCAAGTGGAATTCACCCAGTTCTACCCCGAGGCCGG GTGGGTTGAGCAGGATCCGATGGAGATCTTGGAGAGCGTGAAGGTGTGCACGGCGAAGGCCGTCGACAAGGCCACGGCGGACGGGTACAACGTGGACAGGGGCTTGAAGGCTATTGGTATTGCGAACCAGAGAGAGACCACTGTGGTTTGGAGCAAGTCATCGGGTCTTCCCTTCCACCATGCCATCGTCTGGATGGACGTCCGGACCAGCTCCATCTGCAG GAGATTGGAGAGCGAGCTTCCCGGTGGGAAAAACCATTTCCTTGATGCATGCGGTTTGCCCATCAGCACCTACTTCAGTGCCATCAAGCTCCTGTGGCTGATGGAAACAGTCGAAGCCGTGAAGCTGGCCGTTCAAGCCGGGGATGCGCTGTTCGGCACCATCGATGCATGGTTGATCTGGAACCTCACCGGAGGCTGCGGCGGCGACGTCGGCGCCGTCGACCAGGAGCAGCACAGGGTCTATGGCTTGCATGTCACCGATTGCTCCAACGCATCCAGGACGATGCTCATGAACCTCAAGACTTTGGACTGGGACAAGCCCACGCTGGAGACCTTAGGCATCCCCATTGAGATGATGCCCAAGATCGTCACCAACTCGGAGATCATCGGCGTGGTTGCCCATGGATGGCCCCTCTCTGGGGTGCCCATCGCCGGATGCCTCGGCGATCAGCATGCTGCGATGCTAGGTCAGTTGTGTCAGCATGGTGAAGGCAAGAGCACCTATGGGACTGGTGCATTCATTCTTATCAATACCGGAAAGGATATCGTCAGATCGCACCATGGATTGCTCAGCACGGTTGCATACAAGCTCGGCCCGGGTGCGCCGACGAACTACGCATTGGAAGGGTCCATCGCCATTGCAGGCGCCGCCATCCAGTGGCTGAGAGATGGCCTTGGGATCATTCAGAATGCAGCAGAGGTCGAAGAGTTGGCAGAGCTCGTCGAGAACTCCGGCGGAGTGTACTTTGTGCCGGCGTTCATTGGGCTGTTTGCACCGTGGTGGCGCGATGATGCAAGGGGGGTGTGCATAGGGATGACCAGGTTCAGCAACAAGGGGCACATTGCTCGGGCCGTGCTAGAAAGCATTTGCTTTCAAGTGAATGATGTGCTCGAATCTATGTACAAGGATGTTGTGGAGCATGGTGGAGTAGAAAGCAAAGATGGGTCATTCTTGCTTCGGGTTGATGGTGGTGCTAGTGCCAATAATCTTCTTATGCAGACCCAG GCTGATCTTTTGGGTAGTGCAGTTGTGAGGCCTGGGAACATAGAAACAACAGCTCTTGGTGCAGCATATGCAGCTGGACTTGCTGTTGGGATTTGGTCAGAAGAACAGATATTTGCATTTGGTGACAATGCAAAGGCTACCATTTTCCAACCCCAATTGGATGAGTCCAAGAGGCAGAAGAGGTCTGATTCCTGGTGCAAGGCTGTCTCTAGAACTTTTGATTTGGCTGACCTTGGCCACTGA